ttgagagagaaactcaCAGATTGAAACTGGCTTTTGGGTTCAGCTTCGATTGGAATAGGAACACGTAAGTCTATTTTAGTAATGTCAGTTAAATAGATATGCTGTAAGGACTGAGAAGAAGCAGTAGTAGATAATATCAAGATTAttcagcttaaaaaaaaattgtaaaaaattaataatattatctgagattaattaaatatagatttttttttttgatgtgctGATTAGTTTGCACTGCACACGACTCGGACTGAGTCTGTATGGATATGACCCTTTTCACCTTCACCTGTTTGCCAGTGTCTTTAGTCTTTACTTATTCCCTAGTTTTAGATAATTTATTTactaaatatgaaataaaaagataaaattagattttttttttttgggaaacgataaaaattagtttatttactTAAAAAGTTCATCACTAACTCAATGATCAGATTTGGATTCCCTTTAAtatcaatattaaaaattactatatttacaatattttcaccaaaaaaaaaaaagtggaaagttTTAATCTgtttaaatttacaatttaatttagttttttatccACTCGTAACAGTCAATAACAGtttattatttaagattttttgtgaaagtgttgtgaaaatattatgaacataaatttttttttaatgttattatGCATGAATTTTACTTATTTGACTATTTCATCTTAGCTGTTTTCAATGATACATTTTCATTATCCCTATATTTCCAAATAActtatttgttatataaaaaCTAGTTTATATTTGCTAAaaagtttgttttgtttttgccgAATAACTACTAAAGGGACTTtttagtctttttattttttgagaagattattttatattatttgttggtcAACTATAAGgattttttggtcatttaatgTACCTTAACCTCCTCGAAGAATcaggaaaataaaatctttcAGATTGATGTTTGATGAAgtggtttattaatttttctgaTTGTGAACTGAGTCAGCTATGACAATGAGATAATCTATTATCTACCTTCCCATAAGTCCAAAATGCAATCAACATAATCAAAGCTTCTCTTGTAAACCATGCCAATTTTCTAGGTAAGTCATTTCATTTTGTGAGATGGCGTGTTCTGTTAATCAAAAAAAGTATCCTAATCCTGTTCTTCATTTGTGGGCAGTTGTTTCTTCTTGATGCTTAGGGACTCATGCACATACCATATTAGCAGTTACCATGTTGCTTTTCCTGATGCTCACTTGACTCGGATGCACTATCTTGTGCATAATGGAGCAATGCACATTGGCGAGGCATGTCATCTAAGACTGTTTTTAATCCATTCTGGCATTGTACTTGACTCACATATTGGATTTTTTGTGCGCTAGCAATTGCTTGTTGCTCTTCCTGATACTCACTTGATTGAAATACCCACTCTTCAAGTTCAACCCCAATCTATTCCACGAGAATATGTTCAACACCCATTCCAAATTCATATCCATTTGTTGCAAAATACTATTCCTTTTCTCCTCAAATTTATGTGCCATTTGTTTCAGAAAATTCTTTTTGAATCTCCTCATGAGATAAACCGAATGTTTCAATCGTGTCCAATCATCATCAATGGACATTCATTCTCTCCCACTTTAAACTGCTCAgaaatttgtgtaaaaaaatttatcttccTTATTGTCTTAATATCTTCTCCTAGTACTTGTGCTTCGAATGCAATTAGGAAATCATTTAACATATAGTCATGGAAAACTAGGGCAGTGGCATCAACCCTCAAAAACAAAAGTTGTGTTGATTatgttttccatttttattgTAATAATCTATGTCAAATTTGGCATGTCTTATACTCAAGAAAGTATATAGTGCTTCTAAAACTCCAACTCATCACACATGTGGAGTTTCTAAGACCAATGAAAAATTGACAAATGGattaaaaattacaactcaccAACTCAGgttacataaaacaaaaagacacaAATGCCCCCTAATTTTCCCCCATCCTGTCACTCTGCCTTTCCCcttctccaaaataaaaaatttcatctttctctctcactctctctctgtttctctcgcAGCACTATACCACATTAGTCACCACTCACTAGCACCTCTATGCCACATCAGTCACCACTCACTAGCACCTCCATCTTCCCTCTCTCAACTCCAAACCTTGACAGCCGTTGCCTAGTATCGTTAGTCATTATCAGTTCCGACAAGACCGACCTTTGTCTCGTCGGAAAATGCCCTCCCTCTCTGTTTCATGTTAAAGATGATTTCTTTTAGATGCATTTAAGTTTGCAATGTGTTGGCTTACttggaattttcacaatttttttcattccttgtagtagttttttttttttcatggtgcAGGGATGGATGCAATGCTTTTGTACTGTTGTTTTTGCTGAAGGAATTGATTTTAATAAATAGTTTCGCCCTAAGAGTCTCCTTTGAGGTATTCAATCtatctttttgtcattttcttagtTTAAGTCTTTGGTTGatttattatagaaaattatgatattttgataattggtaTGAAGCCTACTTGAGTTTCAATGTGTTTATGGTTGAGGATCAGTAGGTGGCTGGCAACAAttcttttttatgaatttatggcgatttatgtatatttataatcaTTTTTTCATTATGTTCATTCAATATATCTTTTTTTCCATGATTAGGTTCGACTGGTCatggatttttcaaaaaatgctttTGTTGCTATTGGGGACAATGATAAAAGGGAAAAGTTTGAAAATGTAACTTTGGGTGAATGTGATGAAATTAAAATTGGAATGCAAGTGAGGTCTAAAGAAGAAGCATATAACCTTTATAATGAGTATGCTTTAAAAAGGGAATTTAGCATTCGAAAAGCGGTTAAACGAGAGTATAATGGTGTTATTAGGCAACAAGTATTTGTGTGTTCAAAACAAGGTTTTAAAGAGTTTGAAGACCCTTCTAATATTAAAAAGTATCATAATTTAGATGCAAGAATGGGTTTTCGTGCTAGGATTCGGTTTGatgtaaaaaatgatattttgagTGTTTCACACTTTAATGACACACACAATCATGAATTTGCAACTTCAGAAGAAAGATGTAACTTGAGATCAGAAAGAAAGGTGCTACCTGCTCATGGGAATATAATTAGCACAATGGTTAGTTCGGGTATAAAAGCAACAAAGTCTTACTCATTTTTGTCAAAAGAACTTGGTGGTGTAAATAATGTTGGGTTCTCTAGGCGAGATTGTCATAATTTTgtgcaaacaaaaagaaaagaaattatggAAGCTGGTGATGGGCAAAGTATTATTAatcatttcaaagaaaaacaaaatgaagatccaatgtttttttatttggtgCAAGTAGACCAAGATAATAGAATTGCGAATTTCTTTTGGACAAATGGTAGATCAAAATTAGATTATGACTCTTTTGGAGATGTTGTTATATTTGACACCACTTATCAAACCAATAAGTACAACTTAATCTATGCACCATTTGTGGGAATGAATCATCATTGGAATaatgttttgtttggttgtgcTTTTTTATTAGATGAGATAACTCAGTCATTTATTTAGTTGTTTGAGACTTTTTTTTACTGCAATGGGAGGTCGACAACCAAAATCTATTtttacatatcaagactaagtGATGGCAAATGCTATTAATATGGTTTTCAGTGAGTCTCGTCATCGACTTTGTTTATGGCATATTAGTAAAAATGCTCAAAACAATCTTATTGGAATCTATGGTGTTCCAGATTTCAATTAAAGATTTAATCATTGCTTATATGGTGGGTGTTCAAATGAATGGAGTTTGAGTCAACTTGGAGCAAAATGATTGAGATGCATAATTTAAAGGACAATACATGGCTAGACAGGTTTGACCAAATTTGAGAAAAGTGGTGCCcaactttcaatttcaatttcttttttgcaaagATGAAGTCTACCCAAAGAAGTGAGAGTACAAATAgtatttttcatcaaattatgaAAACATCTATGTCTCTTATTGaagttattaaattttatgaGGAAAAGGCAACACAAATGCAACAAGATGAAATAAATGAAGATTTTCGTTGTAAGAATGGTGCACCTGGGAAAGTTCATAAGCATGGGGGCATTTTAAGTCATGCTGCTAAAGTTTATACTCTTGATTTGTTTGGAATGTTTGAAGAAGAATTTAATTCTGGTATGAGATTGAATTGTGTTGAAATTAATCATTATGAGgataactttacatattcactAGGTAATGGGGAGAGTAGAAGGATGCATATTGTGCATTTTAACCGGACTGAATTAAGTATTTGTTGTGATTGCAAATTATTTGAGACTTTGGGGTTATTATGTTGCCATGCTTTAAGGATTTTTCTTGTGAATAATATACCCGACAAATATATATCAAGTAGATGGACAAAAGATGCCAAGAAAAGATTGTGTTGCTCTGTTGATTCATTTAAATCAAATGAGAAATCGACTCATGTATTGTGTATGAGCAACTTAAGTCTTTTGTGGTATAAATTTTGTGATAAGGCTGCATTGATTGATCATGAGACCAAAATAGCAATGGATAGTCTAAGTGAGCTATTATGCAAGCTTGAAAAGAGTTTAGCAGATACAAATAAGGTGGAAGATGTTGGTAAAAAATGTCCCCAAGATCtcatatatgatgatgatgtgtaACCTTGCTTAGATGGTAAGAGATCAATCCTTGATCTGCCACatgtgagaaaaaaagggataaccaattttagaataaaaagtCAATTGgaaaagaagcaaagaaaaaagaaagtaaaagatgcAACCACTTCAAGAGCTCCAAAAACTATTTCTATGGTACATGGTAAGTACAAAACTAATActcaaactttctttttctcattttttactTGTTGAGTTTAACTGTATGTTCTTActtcgtcttttttttttctttttttttttaaagaaaatgttcaATCATCATTTCTTCCCCTGAAGATGTCTTGCTAATCTCGTGGTTAGCTCTACAACAATGCTTCAAGaaaatcatttgaaaaaaaagaacataaaaaaagtgaaagatacAACCACTTCACAAGCTTCAGAAGCTATTTTTGTGGTACATGGTAAGTACAAAATtagtatttcaatttttatttttcatatttttgcttGTTGAGCTTAAtcatttgttacttttttttttttaatatagaagaTGTTCATACATCATTCTTTCCCCCGGAAATGTTTGTTGCTTATCTCATGATTAACTCTACAAGAATGTTTCAAGAAAGTATCTCAATGTCACACTTGAATCAAGTGCATTCTATAACCTTAAACTTTTTATGTTAGAGGGGGAGAAGCTTTAATATgtgcttttgtttattttttttaccctaATATTGATCTCTCTTTTTTAGGGCCCTACTAAAAATTTATGAAGTACGAAGAACAACTCTTTTGGATAGTATTTTGGACAATATATTGCACAGCTCATGGACAACATCTTTGGACAGTTTTTTAGACAACATTTTGGTCATTATTGCACAGTGGAGGAACCTTTTAGATAGTATATTTgacttgaaaattttatagataACATAGTTGAAATTTTGGACAAGTAATTGCATAGTCAAACAGTAATTACAACTATCATTTTGTAAAGCTTTTGTAATGAATGAATTTACTCAAACATGATAGATTTTGTATATGTTTGGGTAACTTCTAGTTAAAGACTAATTAAATGCAAATGATAAAAGTTTTAAATGCAAGAGTACTTTTTATTCGTATATTTTAGTTTCTATATGTGCATAGTGGTGGAATTGCAATGCTAGATTGTTGCAAGTGTTATATTGTTCCAATTAAGGGaatgataatattttggtgctacaattttttttttttttttttttttgttattttgataatatagtGAATGGTAGgtgttgactttttttttttttttttttgttttcttacaGGTGGGGGGAAAGGggatttgtttttcattattccAGGGGAGAATTGTACAAGTGTGTGTTTACAAGAAATATATTGATGGTGAAAAATGAGGATAATTTAGATGGTGGAGAGATATAGGCATGTTGAACATTTTTGTGGTGAAAACTTAAATGttcattatttatttgagattgttttgtatataaaaatgaGAGTTTGGCATTATGTAATGTTCAAAAACAGGAAAATAGTTTTTGATTTAGATAAggtatggaaattttttttttttttttttttaagaattgcaGTTTTCAATAGATGTAttgttaatataattttgtacTCTATAAACAAATAGaactttattgaaataaaaccaTATACGTAATATCTGTTTTCATAAAAGCAATGACCAACATATATTGTTACCCTCTCAAAGTATGAAATGGCCAATACATTTTGGCTTATTCTTCTTTTGCAAAGGTGTAGCCATTTTTGTCAAGTTGCTGaacaaataatttattgataaatttCATCTAGTATATActttacaagaaaatttggaaggTCCTTCATCTATATTTTTAAACTATCCTAactttatatcttttgtaaAACATAAGTATTTGTATTATACATCACACTtgtcttacatttctttggtacaagttttaaactcaaCACAACAAAAAGATTGCCTCGTCTTTAGATAAACAAAGTTGGAACTATTAAAGTTGGTTGAGATTCAGATCTCATAGACCAAGTTTCTTCAAAAAGTCCAAAGTCTGTTCACTGCAATGGCCTTATGTCATGGAGAATAAAGCCAAAGTTTGATGAGCATCCCAAACAACGCTGCTATGCATTACCCTTGAAGCTTCCCAAACCAAAGATTGATGAGCTTATCAAACTAATGAAATTCCAGTACTGCTCACAAGCAACTAGACCACCAcctaaaaaagttttgaaaaaaaaagcctcattcAATTGCATATAAAGAAACAATGATTCTGTCAAAATGCATATCTGAGCACATTTAATATGACTAATTCTGT
This DNA window, taken from Quercus robur chromosome 2, dhQueRobu3.1, whole genome shotgun sequence, encodes the following:
- the LOC126705356 gene encoding protein FAR1-RELATED SEQUENCE 5-like; the encoded protein is MDFSKNAFVAIGDNDKREKFENVTLGECDEIKIGMQVRSKEEAYNLYNEYALKREFSIRKAVKREYNGVIRQQVFVCSKQGFKEFEDPSNIKKYHNLDARMGFRARIRFDVKNDILSVSHFNDTHNHEFATSEERCNLRSERKVLPAHGNIISTMVSSGIKATKSYSFLSKELGGVNNVGFSRRDCHNFVQTKRKEIMEAGDGQIIKFYEEKATQMQQDEINEDFRCKNGAPGKVHKHGGILSHAAKVYTLDLFGMFEEEFNSGMRLNCVEINHYEDNFTYSLGNGESRRMHIVHFNRTELSICCDCKLFETLGLLCCHALRIFLVNNIPDKYISSRWTKDAKKRLCCSVDSFKSNEKSTHVLCMSNLSLLWYKFCDKAALIDHETKIAMDSLSELLCKLEKSLADTNKVEDVGKKCPQDLIYDDDV